In one window of Terriglobus sp. RCC_193 DNA:
- the fusA gene encoding elongation factor G, with translation MARTIALNKCRNIGIMAHIDAGKTTTTERILFYTGVNHRIGEVHEGTATMDWMEQEQERGITITSAATTCMWNNYRINIIDTPGHVDFTAEVERSLRVLDGAVACFDAVAGVQPQSETVWRQATKYKVPRICFINKMDKNGGDAEYATGTIRERLGANAIMLQLAIGAEAKFAGVIDLVEMKAILWHDETMGAQYDVEEIPAAQLEKAKEFRQHLIEAVADSDDALMEKYLEGEEPTVEELKSAIRKATIGMKIFPVLMGSSFKNKGVQTLLDAVIDYLPSPLDIPPMVGHDPEDPEVEIIRKADDSEPFSALGFKIMTDPFVGQLIFIRNYSGTLKTGDSVLNPRTRKTERIGRLLKMHANKREEITEILAGDICAAVGLKNLVTGDTICTEKAPIVLESIDFPNPVIEVAVEPKTKADQEKMGMALAKLAQEDPTFRVRTDQTNGQTIISGMGELHLEIIVDRMMREHKVEANVGKPQVNYRETIKSNAEAEGKYIRQSGGSGNYGHAKIRIEPNETGKGYEFSNDTKGGAIPKEYIKPIDQGIQEAMAGGVLAGYEMVDIKVSLYDGSYHDVDSNEMAFKIAGSMAFKEAARKAKPVLLEPVMAVEVTVPEDYMGTVIGDLNSRRGRIEGMEMQGGVQAIKATVPLSTMFGYATNLRGSTQGRGNFSMEFKQYEETPRNVSEEIIAKTQGKEK, from the coding sequence GTGGCACGCACAATTGCTCTGAATAAATGCCGCAACATCGGCATCATGGCTCATATCGACGCGGGCAAGACGACGACGACCGAGCGCATCCTGTTCTACACCGGTGTCAACCACCGTATTGGCGAAGTGCACGAAGGCACCGCGACGATGGACTGGATGGAGCAGGAGCAGGAGCGCGGCATCACGATCACGTCGGCTGCAACGACGTGCATGTGGAACAACTACCGCATCAACATCATTGACACCCCCGGCCACGTGGACTTCACGGCGGAAGTGGAGCGTTCGCTGCGCGTTCTGGACGGCGCTGTGGCCTGCTTCGACGCTGTTGCCGGTGTGCAGCCGCAGTCGGAGACGGTGTGGCGCCAGGCGACCAAGTACAAGGTTCCGCGTATCTGCTTCATCAACAAGATGGACAAGAACGGCGGCGACGCCGAGTACGCTACCGGCACCATCCGTGAGCGCCTGGGCGCGAACGCGATCATGCTGCAGCTTGCGATTGGTGCAGAGGCGAAGTTCGCCGGCGTGATCGACCTGGTGGAGATGAAGGCGATTCTGTGGCACGACGAAACCATGGGCGCGCAGTACGACGTGGAAGAGATTCCTGCGGCGCAGCTTGAAAAGGCGAAGGAATTCCGCCAGCACCTGATCGAGGCAGTTGCCGACAGCGATGACGCGCTGATGGAGAAGTACCTGGAAGGCGAAGAGCCTACCGTGGAAGAGCTGAAGTCGGCGATCCGCAAGGCGACGATCGGCATGAAGATCTTCCCGGTGCTGATGGGTTCGTCGTTTAAGAACAAGGGCGTGCAGACGCTGCTGGATGCAGTCATTGATTACCTGCCCAGCCCACTGGACATTCCGCCGATGGTGGGCCACGATCCGGAAGATCCGGAAGTGGAAATCATCCGCAAGGCTGATGACAGCGAGCCGTTCTCCGCGCTCGGATTCAAGATCATGACCGACCCGTTCGTGGGTCAGTTGATCTTTATCCGTAACTACTCGGGCACGCTGAAGACGGGCGACTCGGTTCTGAATCCGCGTACGCGCAAGACGGAGCGCATTGGCCGTCTGCTGAAGATGCATGCGAATAAGCGCGAAGAGATCACGGAGATCCTGGCCGGTGATATCTGCGCCGCCGTGGGTCTGAAGAACCTCGTCACGGGCGATACGATCTGCACGGAAAAGGCACCGATTGTTCTGGAGTCCATCGACTTCCCGAATCCGGTGATTGAAGTTGCCGTGGAGCCGAAGACGAAAGCCGATCAGGAAAAGATGGGTATGGCGCTGGCCAAGCTTGCGCAGGAAGATCCTACCTTCCGCGTGCGCACGGACCAGACGAACGGCCAGACCATCATCTCTGGCATGGGCGAGCTTCACCTGGAAATCATCGTCGACCGCATGATGCGCGAGCACAAGGTGGAAGCGAACGTTGGTAAGCCGCAGGTGAACTACCGCGAGACCATCAAGAGCAACGCGGAAGCGGAAGGCAAGTACATCCGTCAGTCGGGTGGTTCGGGTAACTACGGCCACGCGAAGATCCGTATCGAACCGAACGAGACCGGTAAGGGCTACGAGTTCTCGAACGACACCAAGGGCGGTGCGATTCCGAAGGAATACATCAAGCCGATCGACCAGGGCATCCAGGAAGCAATGGCTGGTGGTGTGCTCGCGGGTTACGAGATGGTGGACATCAAGGTGAGCCTGTATGACGGTTCGTACCACGATGTCGACTCGAACGAAATGGCATTCAAGATCGCCGGTTCGATGGCGTTCAAGGAAGCTGCCCGCAAGGCGAAGCCGGTTCTGCTGGAGCCGGTAATGGCTGTCGAAGTGACCGTTCCCGAGGACTACATGGGAACTGTGATCGGCGATCTGAACTCGCGTCGCGGACGCATTGAAGGTATGGAGATGCAGGGTGGCGTTCAGGCCATCAAGGCAACTGTGCCGCTAAGCACGATGTTCGGCTACGCCACCAACCTGCGTGGTTCCACGCAGGGCCGCGGTAACTTCTCGATGGAGTTCAAGCAGTACGAGGAGACCCCGCGCAACGTGAGCGAAGAGATCATCGCGAAGACGCAGGGTAAGGAAAAGTAG
- the rpsG gene encoding 30S ribosomal protein S7 gives MPRKGHIAKREVAPDPVYSSTLVTKFVNSMMWGGKKSTAQKIFYASMTGLEAKGGGEDALTLFKKAVENVKPLLEVKSRRVGGANYQVPIEVNPERRTSLAIRWLVSYARSRGEKGMVDKMTAELLDAANGRGAAMKKKEDVHRMAEANRAFAHYRW, from the coding sequence ATGCCACGTAAAGGTCATATTGCAAAGCGCGAAGTAGCACCGGATCCGGTGTACTCGTCCACACTGGTAACGAAGTTCGTCAACAGCATGATGTGGGGCGGTAAGAAGTCAACGGCGCAGAAGATTTTCTACGCAAGCATGACGGGCCTGGAAGCCAAGGGCGGCGGAGAAGATGCGTTGACGCTGTTCAAGAAGGCTGTTGAGAACGTGAAGCCCCTGCTGGAAGTGAAGAGCCGCCGTGTTGGCGGTGCGAACTACCAGGTGCCGATCGAAGTGAATCCGGAGCGCCGCACCTCGCTGGCGATCCGCTGGCTGGTGAGCTATGCTCGCTCGCGCGGCGAGAAGGGCATGGTCGACAAGATGACGGCCGAGCTGCTGGATGCTGCGAATGGCCGTGGCGCTGCGATGAAGAAGAAGGAAGACGTGCACCGTATGGCCGAGGCGAACCGTGCCTTCGCGCACTATCGCTGGTAG
- the rpsL gene encoding 30S ribosomal protein S12, with protein sequence MPTFHQLVKKGRTAPNYKTASPALQGSPQRRGVCTRVYTQTPKKPNSALRKVARVRLTNGIEVTSYIPGEGHNLQEHSIVLIRGGRVKDLPGVRYHIVRGTLDSVGVAKRTQSRSKYGAKRPKQAAK encoded by the coding sequence GTGCCTACGTTTCATCAGCTTGTAAAGAAGGGCCGCACTGCGCCGAACTATAAGACGGCCAGCCCGGCATTGCAGGGATCGCCGCAGCGCCGCGGTGTGTGCACTCGTGTGTACACCCAGACGCCGAAGAAGCCGAACTCGGCTCTCCGTAAGGTTGCGCGTGTTCGCCTGACCAATGGCATTGAAGTCACCTCGTACATTCCGGGTGAAGGCCACAACCTGCAGGAGCACTCGATTGTGCTGATCCGCGGTGGCCGTGTGAAGGATCTGCCAGGTGTGCGTTACCACATCGTTCGCGGCACGCTGGACAGCGTGGGCGTGGCGAAGCGTACGCAGAGCCGCAGCAAGTACGGCGCAAAGCGTCCGAAGCAGGCAGCGAAGTAG
- a CDS encoding LssY C-terminal domain-containing protein, translated as MRTLVYVVRRVMELGAFALLCGGAAAQVVLPERTPLEIRLTERVGTHTSKEGSPVRAILAAPVLQGDKVVLPLGSKVEGRVVHLNSVGLGLRHETSSIGLEMDRITLPDGTVVPITAKVAQIENSREVVQKDGRIAGVRSTSTLSHRASGAVGTLAFSNPVALVFTTASSASLLRFSDPEISLPANAELILLTTAPLQVGIGEEPGIAAVADDEATTTKLQAMIRKQPFRTMTTPKPVPSDITNLMLIGNGDAIMRAFQAAGWMQVDNLTATSTYQTIRSISEQEAYHTAPMSLLLLDERKPTYALAKTLDTFSKRHHLRVYPTNDQWGGERVWLSSSTQDIGIGFSKDQKTFIHQIDHNIDHERTKVVNDLMLTGCVSGLNLAARPWLPEHPKNGTGEDIVTDGRIAVIRLNDCATPLHVPSKEQTAQVPVHPNVATKATRQTTLTLRNMVLRDNLVVTAYGGVKQGLGLKHPKPPEQPIPTESVIDMNRYAIGHSESAVHEASTETPISPDFSADPVTKTKSGLPRYSVELGIHSGYAGYAGGNGGAVGYVFLPDDLINDPAYILALGNEHSAGWNLGGSVTLNTHEHLSHEFTFDYNRTGFQLQFADLNPAVSGDETDPTTAAQFAFDEATLSTTEFGYNLQYHLKRRDSRWRPYVFAGPSLRLMHMTDAPITKASPWFKLGLSTVGILTAAWKYGTTPPLEGGGVFQVGLQYGGGVKYRMSRRLLMRADYKETLTGQPDFWSKSKNDIFDTSDLPGYSLTVLGPIQDGPMRQQRVTMGVSFVF; from the coding sequence TTGAGAACGCTCGTGTATGTGGTTCGCCGCGTGATGGAATTGGGCGCGTTTGCGCTGTTGTGTGGTGGGGCGGCGGCACAGGTGGTGCTGCCGGAAAGGACTCCGCTTGAGATCCGACTGACGGAACGTGTGGGCACACATACATCCAAGGAAGGCTCGCCGGTGCGAGCGATTCTTGCTGCGCCCGTGCTGCAGGGTGACAAGGTCGTGCTGCCGCTGGGTAGCAAGGTGGAAGGCCGCGTGGTTCATTTGAATAGCGTGGGACTCGGCCTACGGCATGAGACGTCGTCCATTGGTCTGGAGATGGATCGCATCACGCTGCCGGATGGCACGGTGGTGCCCATTACGGCAAAGGTGGCGCAGATTGAGAATTCGCGCGAGGTGGTGCAGAAGGATGGGCGCATTGCCGGTGTGCGGTCGACGTCGACGCTGAGCCATCGTGCTTCCGGAGCTGTGGGCACTCTGGCGTTCAGCAACCCAGTGGCATTGGTGTTTACGACGGCTTCGTCTGCATCGTTGCTGCGGTTTTCCGATCCTGAAATCTCGCTTCCGGCGAATGCGGAGTTGATTTTGCTGACCACGGCTCCCTTGCAGGTGGGAATCGGTGAGGAGCCGGGAATCGCTGCGGTTGCGGATGACGAGGCGACCACCACGAAGTTGCAGGCGATGATTCGCAAACAGCCGTTCCGCACCATGACGACGCCGAAGCCGGTGCCGTCGGACATCACGAACCTGATGCTGATCGGCAATGGCGACGCGATCATGCGAGCGTTCCAGGCGGCGGGATGGATGCAGGTGGATAACCTGACGGCGACGTCGACGTACCAGACGATTCGTTCTATCTCAGAGCAGGAGGCGTATCACACGGCGCCGATGTCACTGCTGCTGCTGGATGAAAGAAAGCCGACGTATGCGCTGGCGAAGACGCTGGACACGTTCTCCAAGCGGCATCACCTTCGCGTGTACCCCACGAATGATCAGTGGGGTGGCGAGCGTGTGTGGCTGTCCTCTTCAACGCAGGATATTGGGATTGGGTTTTCAAAAGATCAGAAGACGTTCATTCACCAGATCGACCACAACATTGATCACGAACGCACGAAGGTCGTGAATGACCTGATGCTGACTGGGTGCGTGAGCGGGCTGAACCTGGCGGCAAGGCCGTGGCTACCGGAGCATCCGAAGAACGGCACGGGTGAAGATATTGTGACGGACGGGCGGATCGCGGTGATCCGGCTCAATGATTGCGCGACCCCGCTGCATGTTCCGTCGAAGGAGCAGACGGCACAGGTTCCGGTTCATCCCAATGTCGCAACGAAAGCGACACGGCAGACGACGCTGACGTTGCGGAATATGGTGCTGCGCGACAACCTGGTGGTAACCGCGTACGGCGGAGTGAAACAGGGGCTGGGGCTGAAGCACCCCAAGCCGCCGGAGCAGCCGATTCCTACCGAATCTGTGATCGACATGAACCGGTATGCCATTGGGCATTCAGAATCTGCGGTGCATGAGGCGAGTACGGAAACTCCCATCAGCCCGGATTTTTCTGCGGATCCCGTCACGAAGACAAAATCGGGTCTGCCGCGTTACTCGGTGGAACTCGGCATTCACAGCGGCTACGCTGGCTATGCCGGTGGCAATGGCGGTGCGGTTGGTTATGTGTTTCTGCCAGATGATTTGATCAACGATCCGGCCTACATCCTGGCGCTGGGCAATGAGCATTCGGCGGGGTGGAACCTGGGGGGCTCGGTCACGCTGAACACACACGAACACCTGTCGCATGAGTTCACGTTTGACTACAACCGCACCGGCTTCCAGTTGCAGTTTGCGGATTTGAACCCTGCGGTAAGCGGGGATGAGACAGACCCGACGACTGCGGCGCAATTTGCGTTTGATGAGGCGACGCTTTCTACGACGGAGTTTGGGTACAACCTGCAGTACCACCTGAAGCGGCGGGATTCACGCTGGAGGCCCTATGTATTTGCAGGGCCGTCACTGCGGTTGATGCATATGACCGATGCGCCGATCACGAAGGCATCGCCCTGGTTCAAGCTGGGGTTAAGCACGGTGGGTATTCTGACCGCCGCGTGGAAATACGGCACCACGCCTCCGCTGGAAGGTGGCGGCGTCTTCCAGGTGGGTCTGCAGTATGGCGGCGGCGTGAAATATCGGATGTCGCGACGGTTGCTGATGCGGGCGGATTATAAGGAGACGCTGACGGGGCAGCCGGATTTCTGGTCTAAGTCGAAAAATGACATTTTCGATACGAGCGACCTGCCGGGATACAGTCTGACAGTGCTGGGTCCGATTCAGGATGGGCCAATGCGCCAGCAGCGGGTAACGATGGGTGTTTCGTTTGTCTTCTAG